A genome region from Paracoccus stylophorae includes the following:
- the aroC gene encoding chorismate synthase: MSVNTFGREFRFTTWGESHGPALGATVDGVPPGVALEEGFIQTFLDRRRPGTSKHTTQRREPDRVRILSGVFEGRTTGTPIQLMIENTDQRSKDYGEIAQAFRPGHADITYHLKYGLRDPRGGGRSSARETAARVAAGGVAQAVLAHLVPGLRITGYMVQMGGMHLDRTAFDAAAIPDNPFFLPDATAVGAWADYLDGIRKAQDSVGAAIEVLIEGCPPGLGAPVYAKLDTDLAAAMMSINAVKGVEIGEGMGAAALTGTDNADEIRMGPDGPRFLSNHAGGILGGISTGQPILVRFAVKPTSSITTPRRTIDRQGREIELITKGRHDPCVGIRAVPVAEAMAACVVLDHLLMDRAQTGGTRGTIG, encoded by the coding sequence ATGAGCGTCAACACATTCGGTCGCGAATTCCGCTTCACCACCTGGGGCGAAAGCCACGGCCCCGCGCTTGGCGCGACCGTCGACGGCGTGCCGCCGGGGGTCGCACTGGAGGAAGGGTTCATCCAGACCTTTCTGGACCGGCGCCGCCCCGGCACCAGCAAGCACACCACGCAGCGCCGCGAACCCGACCGCGTCCGCATCCTGTCGGGCGTGTTCGAGGGGCGCACGACCGGCACGCCGATCCAGCTGATGATCGAGAACACCGACCAGCGCAGCAAGGATTACGGAGAGATCGCGCAGGCGTTCCGCCCCGGCCATGCCGACATCACCTATCACCTGAAATACGGGCTGCGCGACCCGCGCGGCGGCGGGCGATCCTCGGCCCGCGAAACCGCCGCGCGGGTCGCGGCGGGCGGCGTGGCGCAGGCGGTGCTGGCGCATCTGGTGCCGGGTCTGCGCATCACCGGCTATATGGTGCAGATGGGCGGGATGCATCTGGACCGGACGGCCTTCGATGCGGCCGCGATTCCCGACAATCCGTTCTTTCTGCCCGACGCGACGGCGGTCGGGGCATGGGCCGATTATCTGGACGGCATCCGCAAGGCGCAGGACAGCGTCGGCGCCGCGATCGAGGTGCTGATCGAGGGGTGTCCGCCCGGCCTTGGCGCGCCGGTCTATGCCAAGCTGGACACCGATCTGGCCGCCGCGATGATGTCGATCAACGCCGTGAAGGGGGTCGAGATCGGCGAGGGGATGGGGGCCGCCGCGCTGACCGGCACCGACAACGCCGACGAGATCCGCATGGGTCCGGACGGGCCGCGATTCCTGTCCAACCATGCGGGGGGCATCCTGGGCGGAATCAGCACCGGCCAGCCCATCCTGGTCCGCTTTGCGGTCAAGCCGACCAGTTCGATCACCACGCCGCGCCGCACCATCGACCGGCAGGGCAGGGAGATCGAATTGATCACCAAGGGCCGCCACGATCCCTGCGTGGGCATCCGCGCCGTCCCGGTGGCCGAGGCGATGGCCGCCTGCGTGGTGCTGGATCACCTGCTGATGGATCGCGCCCAGACCGGCGGGACGCGCGGCACCATCGGGTAA
- the pstA gene encoding phosphate ABC transporter permease PstA, which yields MHDAATPDRPASLMGTDARTRRRHAAETRFRRCGAAAIGVAMAALLLLMFIIVRDGAGAFRQTYLSIPVALPAERLDPQGNRDPAQMAQVLTLAYGPVLDRALKQAIADGGIRVPGLSDGDIGGLMSDRAAAQLRDRVLADPDLIGGTVAMNVLVNGRVDGFFKGRVTMDSATAEANTSAPQLQLAQALKDNGLLVTRFNPGFLTNPDASDRRPEAAGLGVAILGSLYMMLVVLILAVPIGVAASIYLEEFAPRNRWTDVIEVNIANLAAVPSIVFGILGLAAFINLVGLPQSAPIVGGLVLTLMTLPTIIIATRAALKAVPQSIRDAALAVGASRMQAVFHHVVPLALPGILTGTIIGLAQALGETAPLLLIGMVAFVRDFPAAPPEGLFEPASALPVQIYNWTQRADPAFAERAWGAIIVLLAMLLAMNLLAVLLRRRFERRW from the coding sequence CTGCACGATGCTGCGACACCCGACCGCCCCGCCTCGCTGATGGGGACGGATGCGCGCACCCGCCGCCGCCACGCCGCCGAGACAAGGTTCCGCCGCTGCGGTGCCGCGGCAATCGGCGTGGCGATGGCGGCGCTGCTGCTGCTGATGTTCATCATCGTGCGCGACGGGGCGGGCGCGTTCCGCCAGACCTATCTGTCGATCCCGGTCGCGCTGCCGGCCGAGCGGCTGGACCCGCAGGGCAACCGCGATCCCGCGCAGATGGCGCAGGTGCTGACCCTGGCCTATGGGCCGGTTCTGGACCGGGCGCTGAAACAGGCCATCGCCGATGGCGGCATCCGCGTGCCCGGCCTGTCCGACGGCGATATCGGCGGGCTGATGTCGGATCGGGCGGCGGCGCAGCTGCGCGACCGCGTTCTGGCCGACCCCGACCTGATCGGGGGAACGGTCGCGATGAACGTGCTGGTGAATGGCCGCGTGGACGGGTTCTTCAAGGGCCGCGTCACGATGGACAGCGCCACGGCCGAGGCCAACACCTCGGCCCCGCAACTGCAGCTGGCGCAGGCGCTGAAGGACAATGGCTTGCTGGTCACGCGGTTCAACCCCGGCTTTCTGACAAACCCCGACGCATCCGACCGGCGACCCGAGGCGGCGGGGCTGGGCGTGGCGATCCTGGGCTCGCTTTACATGATGCTGGTGGTGCTGATCCTGGCGGTGCCCATCGGCGTCGCGGCCAGCATCTATCTTGAGGAATTCGCCCCCCGGAACCGCTGGACCGACGTGATCGAGGTGAACATCGCCAATCTTGCCGCCGTGCCCTCCATCGTGTTCGGAATCCTGGGGTTGGCGGCGTTCATCAACCTAGTCGGCCTGCCGCAATCGGCGCCCATCGTCGGCGGGCTGGTCCTGACGCTGATGACGCTGCCCACGATCATCATCGCCACGCGGGCGGCGCTGAAGGCGGTGCCGCAATCCATCCGCGATGCGGCGCTGGCGGTCGGGGCGTCGCGGATGCAGGCGGTGTTTCACCATGTCGTGCCGCTGGCCCTGCCGGGCATCCTGACCGGCACCATCATCGGCCTGGCGCAGGCACTGGGCGAGACGGCGCCGCTGCTGCTGATCGGCATGGTCGCCTTTGTCCGCGACTTTCCCGCCGCCCCGCCCGAGGGGCTGTTCGAGCCAGCCTCGGCGCTGCCGGTGCAGATCTACAACTGGACGCAGCGCGCCGACCCGGCCTTCGCCGAACGCGCCTGGGGCGCGATCATCGTGCTGCTGGCGATGCTTCTGGCCATGAACCTGCTGGCCGTTCTTCTGCGCCGCCGGTTCGAGCGGCGCTGGTAA
- the petA gene encoding ubiquinol-cytochrome c reductase iron-sulfur subunit, producing the protein MSHADDHVGTRRDFLYYATAGAGTVAAGAAAWTLVNQMNPSADVQALSSIQVDISGVETGTQLTVKWLGKPVFIRRRTETEIEEGRAVQLNELIDQDAENPNRPGEPALDQNRTLDEAGEWLVMIGVCTHLGCVPIGDGAGDYDGWFCPCHGSHYDTAGRIRRGPAPENLHIPVAEFVDDTTIKLG; encoded by the coding sequence GTGTCCCACGCAGATGACCACGTAGGCACAAGGAGGGATTTCCTCTATTATGCCACGGCGGGCGCAGGCACGGTGGCCGCTGGCGCCGCCGCCTGGACGCTTGTTAACCAGATGAACCCGTCCGCCGACGTTCAGGCGCTCTCCTCGATCCAGGTCGACATCAGCGGCGTCGAGACCGGCACGCAGCTGACGGTCAAATGGCTGGGCAAGCCCGTATTCATCCGGCGTCGGACCGAAACCGAGATCGAGGAAGGCCGCGCGGTCCAGCTGAACGAGCTGATCGACCAGGACGCCGAAAATCCCAACAGGCCTGGCGAACCCGCGCTTGACCAGAACCGGACGCTGGACGAGGCCGGCGAATGGCTGGTCATGATCGGCGTCTGCACTCATCTGGGCTGCGTGCCGATCGGCGACGGCGCGGGCGATTACGACGGCTGGTTCTGCCCCTGCCACGGCTCGCACTACGACACCGCCGGGCGCATCCGCCGCGGCCCGGCGCCCGAGAACCTGCATATTCCGGTCGCCGAGTTCGTCGACGACACAACCATCAAGCTGGGCTGA
- the phoU gene encoding phosphate signaling complex protein PhoU — MNRNRHIATAFDRDLETIQAQVVKMGGMVEAAIADASAALEGRDEDLAEQVRRRDRAIDALEAQINEDAARLIARRAPTATDLRMVLAVIKISAALERVGDYAKNMAKRTPVLSQLPVIDGAAMALRRMNQSVSRMLQDALDAYIRRDARLAEDVRLRDLEVDQMYNALFREFLTHMMEDPRNITACMHLHFLAKNTERMGDHATSIAEQVIYLVTGRMPDDARPKSDSVQMAAPAPGGG; from the coding sequence ATGAACCGCAACAGACATATCGCGACCGCCTTCGACCGCGATCTGGAAACGATACAGGCGCAGGTCGTGAAGATGGGCGGCATGGTCGAGGCCGCAATCGCCGACGCCTCGGCCGCGCTGGAGGGGCGCGACGAGGATCTGGCCGAACAGGTCCGCCGCCGCGACCGGGCCATCGACGCGCTGGAGGCGCAGATCAACGAGGATGCGGCCCGCCTGATCGCGCGGCGCGCACCCACGGCAACCGATCTGCGGATGGTTCTGGCCGTGATCAAGATCAGCGCCGCGCTGGAACGGGTGGGCGATTACGCCAAGAACATGGCCAAGCGGACGCCGGTGCTGTCGCAACTGCCGGTGATCGACGGCGCGGCGATGGCGCTGCGCCGGATGAACCAGTCCGTCAGCCGGATGTTGCAGGACGCGCTGGACGCCTATATCCGCCGCGACGCCCGGCTGGCCGAGGATGTGCGGCTGCGCGATCTTGAGGTGGACCAGATGTATAACGCGCTGTTCCGCGAGTTCCTGACCCACATGATGGAGGATCCGCGCAACATCACCGCCTGCATGCATCTGCATTTCCTGGCCAAGAATACCGAACGGATGGGCGATCACGCGACCTCGATTGCCGAACAGGTCATCTATCTGGTGACCGGCCGGATGCCCGACGACGCCCGCCCCAAGTCGGACAGCGTGCAGATGGCCGCGCCCGCGCCGGGCGGGGGTTAA
- the petB gene encoding cytochrome b yields MAGIPHDHYEPGSGFERWLHRRLPVVALLYDTLMIPTPKNLNWMWIWGIVLAFCLALQIITGIVLVMHYTPHVDLAFASVEHIMRDVNGGYMLRYLHTNGASLFFLAVYLHIFRGLYYGSYKAPREVTWIIGMLIYLCMMGTAFMGYVLPWGQMSFWGATVITGLFGAIPGIGPSIQTWLLGGPAVDNATLNRFFSLHYLLPFIIAALVVVHIWAFHTTGNNNPTGVEVRRTSKEEAERDTLPFWPYFVMKDLFALGIVLIVFFAIVGFMPNYLGHPDNYIEANPLATPAHIVPEWYFLPFYAILRAFTADVWLVQLVNWISFGIIDAKFFGVIAMFGAILVMALVPWLDTSRVRSGKYRPQFKWWFWLLVVDFVVLTWVGAQPPEGIYPYIALAGSAYWFAYFLVILPLLGVIEKPDPMPATIEEDFLAHHESPTRMAE; encoded by the coding sequence ATGGCAGGTATTCCGCACGACCATTACGAGCCCGGCTCGGGCTTCGAACGCTGGCTGCACCGCCGTCTTCCGGTTGTGGCCCTCCTTTACGACACGCTGATGATCCCGACGCCCAAGAACCTCAACTGGATGTGGATCTGGGGCATCGTGCTGGCCTTCTGCCTGGCGTTGCAGATCATCACCGGCATCGTGCTGGTGATGCATTACACGCCGCATGTCGATCTGGCCTTTGCCAGTGTCGAACACATCATGCGCGACGTGAACGGCGGCTACATGCTGCGCTATCTGCACACGAACGGCGCGTCGCTGTTCTTCCTCGCGGTCTATCTGCACATCTTCCGCGGGCTGTATTACGGCAGCTACAAGGCCCCGCGCGAGGTGACCTGGATCATCGGGATGCTGATCTATCTGTGCATGATGGGCACCGCCTTCATGGGCTATGTGCTGCCCTGGGGGCAAATGTCGTTCTGGGGCGCGACCGTGATCACCGGCCTGTTCGGCGCGATTCCGGGCATCGGGCCGTCGATCCAGACCTGGCTTCTGGGCGGGCCGGCGGTGGACAACGCCACGCTGAACCGCTTCTTCTCGCTGCATTATCTGCTGCCGTTCATCATCGCGGCGCTGGTCGTGGTCCATATCTGGGCCTTCCACACCACCGGCAACAACAACCCCACCGGGGTCGAGGTGCGCCGGACCAGCAAGGAAGAGGCCGAAAGGGACACCCTGCCCTTCTGGCCCTATTTCGTGATGAAGGACCTGTTCGCGCTGGGGATCGTGCTGATCGTGTTCTTCGCGATCGTGGGCTTCATGCCGAACTATCTGGGCCACCCCGACAACTATATCGAGGCGAACCCGCTGGCGACGCCGGCCCATATCGTGCCGGAATGGTATTTCCTGCCGTTCTACGCCATCCTGCGCGCATTCACCGCAGATGTCTGGCTGGTGCAGCTTGTCAACTGGATCAGCTTCGGGATCATCGACGCCAAGTTCTTCGGCGTCATCGCCATGTTCGGCGCGATCCTGGTCATGGCGCTGGTGCCGTGGCTTGATACCAGCCGCGTGCGGTCGGGCAAGTATCGTCCGCAGTTCAAGTGGTGGTTCTGGCTGCTGGTGGTCGATTTCGTGGTCCTGACCTGGGTCGGCGCACAGCCGCCCGAAGGGATCTATCCCTATATCGCGCTGGCCGGTTCGGCCTACTGGTTTGCCTATTTCCTGGTGATCCTGCCGCTTCTGGGGGTGATCGAGAAACCCGACCCGATGCCGGCCACGATCGAGGAAGATTTCCTCGCGCATCACGAATCGCCCACGCGCATGGCCGAGTAA
- the pstC gene encoding phosphate ABC transporter permease subunit PstC: protein MPISWAFAVCLALAVAGYRLGRVRAAAGRADRRWHSRPVHHGIRVALLTLLPALAVLALAAALRAGAAVAGSVAIVAALAGLGCALRRIGPDLRARHMVERMAMGVLILCSTVAILTTIGIVLSMLFETGQFFRQYPWPRFFFGTEWSPRFQGDSRLGILPLLWGTLYISLIALLVAVPTGLLAAIYMAEYASSRLRAVAKPAIEMLAGIPTIVYGLFALMVVGPLLRDYLAQPMGLGNSGSSVLTAGLVMGIMLIPFVSSLSDDIINAVPQSLRDGALALGSTRSETIRQVVLPAALPGIVGAVLLAASRAIGETMIVVLGAGAAARLSLNPFEAMTTITVKIVSQLTGDGDFAAPETLVAFGLGLTLFAITLALNVVALWIVRTYREQYE, encoded by the coding sequence ATGCCGATAAGCTGGGCGTTTGCTGTCTGTCTGGCGCTGGCCGTGGCCGGGTATCGGCTGGGGCGCGTCCGCGCGGCGGCGGGCCGGGCGGACCGGCGCTGGCACAGCCGGCCGGTGCATCACGGCATCCGCGTGGCGCTGCTGACGCTGCTGCCCGCGCTGGCGGTGCTGGCGCTGGCGGCGGCTTTGCGGGCGGGCGCGGCCGTCGCCGGTTCGGTCGCAATCGTCGCGGCGCTGGCGGGGCTGGGCTGCGCCCTGCGCCGCATCGGCCCCGACCTGCGGGCGCGCCATATGGTCGAACGGATGGCGATGGGCGTTCTGATCCTGTGTTCGACCGTTGCGATCCTGACCACAATCGGGATCGTCCTGTCGATGCTGTTCGAAACCGGCCAGTTCTTTCGGCAATATCCGTGGCCGCGGTTCTTCTTCGGCACGGAATGGAGCCCGCGTTTTCAGGGCGACAGCCGGTTGGGCATCCTGCCGCTGCTGTGGGGGACGCTGTATATCAGCCTGATCGCGCTGCTGGTCGCGGTCCCCACCGGCCTGCTGGCGGCGATTTACATGGCCGAATACGCTTCGTCGCGGCTGCGGGCCGTCGCCAAGCCCGCCATCGAGATGCTGGCCGGCATCCCGACCATCGTCTATGGGCTGTTCGCGCTGATGGTGGTCGGGCCGCTTTTGCGCGATTATCTTGCGCAGCCGATGGGGCTGGGCAATTCCGGGTCGTCGGTGCTGACCGCCGGGCTGGTCATGGGGATCATGCTGATTCCGTTCGTCAGCTCGCTGTCCGACGACATCATCAACGCTGTGCCGCAGTCCCTGCGCGACGGCGCGCTGGCGCTTGGATCGACCCGGTCCGAGACGATCCGGCAGGTCGTGCTGCCCGCCGCGCTGCCCGGCATCGTCGGCGCCGTGCTGCTGGCCGCCAGCCGCGCCATCGGCGAGACGATGATCGTCGTTTTGGGCGCGGGGGCCGCAGCAAGGCTGAGCCTGAACCCGTTCGAGGCGATGACCACCATCACCGTCAAGATCGTCAGCCAACTGACCGGCGACGGCGATTTCGCCGCGCCCGAGACGCTGGTGGCCTTCGGCCTTGGCCTGACGCTGTTCGCGATCACGCTGGCGCTGAACGTCGTGGCGCTGTGGATCGTGCGCACCTATCGCGAGCAATATGAATGA
- a CDS encoding PfkB family carbohydrate kinase: MPIWNLGSINIDHVYRLDRLPEPGATQAARSYSTGLGGKGANQTVAAARAGARTRHLGAMGQGDDWVIERIRATGACPAGIQRLPDEATGHAIILLDRAGENAIVIHPGANRAIDRDALRRALSEIGPDDTLLLQNETSCQLEAARQARQAGARVIYSAAPFDIDAVRQVLPHVSILAMNAGEAQQLFAALPGDLPVRGLLITRGADGAEYRDLRTGQTYRQAAFRVTAVDTTGAGDTFAGYFAAALDRGDAIPAALRLAAAASALQVTRPGAGDAIPDRDEVLDFIRRNPA, from the coding sequence ATGCCGATCTGGAATCTGGGCTCGATCAATATCGACCATGTCTATCGGCTGGATCGCCTGCCGGAACCCGGCGCGACGCAGGCCGCGCGCAGCTATTCCACCGGGCTGGGCGGCAAGGGCGCGAACCAGACCGTCGCCGCCGCGCGGGCGGGCGCGCGGACCCGCCATCTGGGCGCGATGGGTCAGGGCGATGACTGGGTGATCGAGCGTATCCGCGCCACTGGCGCCTGCCCGGCGGGCATCCAGCGCCTGCCGGACGAGGCGACCGGGCACGCGATCATCCTGCTGGACCGGGCGGGCGAAAACGCCATCGTCATCCACCCCGGCGCCAACCGCGCAATCGACCGCGACGCGCTGCGCCGCGCGCTGTCCGAAATCGGGCCCGACGACACGCTGCTGTTGCAGAACGAGACCAGCTGTCAGCTCGAAGCCGCAAGGCAGGCGCGGCAGGCCGGCGCGCGGGTGATCTATTCCGCCGCGCCGTTCGACATCGACGCGGTGCGGCAGGTGCTGCCGCATGTGTCGATCCTGGCCATGAACGCGGGCGAGGCGCAGCAGCTTTTCGCGGCGCTGCCGGGCGATCTGCCGGTCCGGGGGCTGCTGATCACGCGCGGGGCGGACGGGGCCGAATACCGCGATCTGCGCACCGGCCAAACATACCGGCAGGCCGCATTTCGCGTCACCGCCGTCGATACGACCGGGGCGGGCGACACCTTTGCCGGCTATTTCGCCGCCGCGCTGGATCGCGGCGATGCCATTCCGGCGGCGCTGCGACTGGCGGCCGCCGCATCGGCGTTGCAGGTCACGCGGCCCGGCGCGGGCGACGCCATTCCGGACCGCGACGAGGTTCTGGACTTCATCCGCCGCAACCCGGCCTAG
- the pstB gene encoding phosphate ABC transporter ATP-binding protein PstB, which yields MYDMRQAEGVTRQEAIKISARSVQVWYGDKQAIRDVDVDIPDNTVTAFIGPSGCGKSTFLRCINRMNDTIPGARVAGRISLDGEDIHDRRVDPVRLRARVGMVFQKPNPFPKSIHDNVAYGPRIHGLARDRADLDAIVERSLRDAALWDEVKDRLAEPGTGLSGGQQQRLCIARAIATAPEILLMDEPCSALDPIATGQIEELIDRLRQSLAVVIVTHSMQQAARVSRKTAFFHLGRLVEYGDTGDIFTSPGDSRTEAYISGRIG from the coding sequence ATGTATGACATGAGACAGGCGGAAGGCGTCACCCGGCAGGAGGCCATCAAGATCTCGGCCCGGTCGGTGCAGGTCTGGTATGGCGACAAGCAGGCCATTCGCGATGTCGATGTGGATATTCCCGACAACACCGTGACCGCCTTCATCGGGCCGTCCGGCTGCGGCAAATCGACCTTTCTGCGCTGCATCAACCGGATGAACGACACCATCCCCGGCGCGCGCGTGGCCGGCCGGATCAGCCTGGACGGCGAGGATATCCACGACCGCCGCGTCGATCCGGTGCGGCTGCGGGCGCGGGTGGGCATGGTGTTCCAGAAGCCGAACCCGTTTCCCAAGTCGATCCATGACAACGTGGCCTATGGTCCGCGCATCCACGGCCTGGCCCGCGACCGCGCCGATCTGGACGCGATCGTGGAACGCAGCCTGCGCGACGCGGCGCTGTGGGACGAGGTCAAGGACCGGCTGGCCGAGCCGGGCACCGGCCTGTCGGGTGGCCAGCAACAGCGCCTGTGCATCGCCCGCGCCATCGCCACCGCGCCCGAAATTCTGCTGATGGACGAACCCTGTTCGGCGCTGGACCCCATCGCCACCGGGCAGATCGAGGAGCTGATCGACCGGCTGCGCCAGTCCCTGGCCGTCGTCATCGTGACCCATTCGATGCAGCAGGCCGCCCGCGTCAGCCGCAAGACCGCGTTCTTCCATCTGGGCCGTCTTGTGGAATATGGCGATACCGGCGACATCTTCACCAGCCCCGGGGATTCGCGCACCGAAGCCTATATCTCGGGCCGCATCGGCTGA
- the phoB gene encoding phosphate regulon transcriptional regulator PhoB, with product MADHAPCVLVVEDEGAQREILRYNLESEGFGVVLADNGEDALLLAREEVPDLIVLDWMLPRVPGIEVCRRIKADAGLRDIPVIMLSARGEEADRVRGLETGADDYVVKPFSVVELIARLRTQLRRTRPASMGQRLSFADIVLDAAEHRVSRAGRPLHLGPTEFRLLSTLMERPGRVWTREQLLDRVWGRDIHVDSRTIDVHVGRLRKALMQHGGDNPVRTVRGTGYALG from the coding sequence ATGGCCGATCACGCCCCCTGCGTTCTGGTGGTCGAGGACGAAGGCGCGCAGCGCGAGATCCTGCGCTATAACCTGGAATCCGAAGGGTTCGGCGTGGTTCTGGCCGATAACGGCGAAGACGCGCTGTTGCTGGCGCGCGAGGAAGTGCCCGATCTGATCGTGCTGGACTGGATGCTGCCCCGCGTGCCGGGGATCGAGGTCTGCCGGCGCATCAAGGCCGATGCGGGCCTGCGCGACATCCCGGTCATCATGCTGTCGGCGCGCGGCGAAGAGGCCGACCGGGTGCGCGGGCTGGAAACCGGGGCGGACGATTACGTCGTCAAACCCTTCTCCGTGGTCGAACTGATCGCCCGGCTGCGCACGCAACTGCGCCGCACCCGTCCCGCCAGCATGGGCCAGCGGCTGAGCTTTGCCGATATCGTGCTGGATGCCGCCGAACACCGCGTGTCCCGCGCCGGCCGGCCGCTGCATCTGGGTCCGACCGAATTCCGGCTGCTGTCCACGCTGATGGAGCGCCCCGGCCGGGTCTGGACGCGCGAACAGTTGCTGGACCGCGTCTGGGGCCGCGACATCCATGTCGATTCGCGCACCATCGACGTGCATGTGGGCCGGCTGCGCAAGGCGCTGATGCAGCATGGCGGCGACAACCCGGTGCGCACCGTGCGCGGCACCGGCTATGCGCTTGGGTAA
- a CDS encoding cytochrome c1, which produces MEEPTEAEPVTAEEADETIDSGSAGAGGGAHDETGAGEHEGGHIEDISFSFEGPFGKFDQFQLQRGLQVYTEVCSACHGMKFVPIRTLADDGGPALPEDQVRAYAANMSEVTDEETGEDRTRLPTDHFPEVTGMGMGPDLSLMAKARAGFHGPYGTGLSQLFRGIGGPEYIHALLTSYTGEEVEQAGSVFYVNTAFSTGAISMPPPLSDDLVTYEDGTPATVDQMSRDVSAFLMWTAEPKMMDRKMVGLVSVLFLIVLTALLYLTNKRLWAPHKGAKRSKD; this is translated from the coding sequence ATGGAGGAACCGACCGAGGCAGAGCCCGTGACCGCCGAGGAAGCCGACGAGACGATCGATTCCGGTTCTGCCGGTGCGGGCGGCGGCGCGCATGACGAAACCGGCGCCGGCGAACATGAGGGCGGCCATATCGAGGATATCTCGTTCAGCTTCGAGGGTCCGTTCGGCAAGTTCGACCAGTTCCAGCTTCAGCGCGGCCTGCAGGTCTATACCGAGGTCTGCTCGGCCTGCCACGGCATGAAGTTCGTGCCGATCCGCACCCTTGCGGATGATGGCGGACCCGCCCTGCCGGAGGATCAGGTCCGCGCCTATGCCGCCAACATGTCCGAAGTCACCGACGAGGAAACCGGCGAGGATCGCACCCGCCTTCCGACCGACCATTTCCCCGAGGTGACGGGAATGGGCATGGGGCCGGACCTGTCGCTGATGGCCAAGGCGCGCGCGGGTTTCCACGGCCCCTACGGCACCGGGCTCAGCCAGCTGTTCAGGGGGATCGGCGGGCCAGAGTATATCCATGCCCTGCTGACCAGCTATACCGGCGAAGAGGTCGAACAGGCGGGCAGCGTGTTCTATGTCAACACCGCCTTCTCGACCGGGGCGATCTCGATGCCGCCGCCGCTGTCGGACGATCTGGTGACATACGAGGACGGCACGCCGGCCACGGTCGACCAGATGTCGCGCGACGTGTCGGCATTCCTGATGTGGACCGCCGAACCGAAGATGATGGACCGCAAGATGGTCGGTCTGGTCTCGGTCCTGTTCCTGATCGTGCTGACGGCGCTGCTGTATCTGACGAACAAGCGTCTGTGGGCCCCGCACAAGGGCGCGAAACGGTCCAAAGACTGA
- a CDS encoding substrate-binding domain-containing protein, translated as MTRVTLAAPAVAIIALSASAAAARDQIQIAGSSTVLPYATIVAEAFGENTDFPTPVVESGGSSAGLKRFCDGVGENSIDIANASRPIKDSEKQACKAQGVTRIVEVRIGFDGIVFANAVSGPDFAYTPADWFNALAARVVKDGRIVENTATDWAQVNPDLPDQPILAFVPGTKHGTREVFEEKVMLAGCEDSGAMQVFAADLGDADQARQACMRLRSDGVAVDIDGDYTETLARIDSAPHGIGVFGLSFLENNRDKLKVGTMSGVTPSTQTIASGEYPVSRPLYFYLKAQHIGMVPGLAEYAQFFVSDQLAGPDGPLAAYGLVSDPDLAATQSAVADGTVIEMP; from the coding sequence ATGACCCGCGTCACCCTTGCCGCCCCGGCTGTTGCCATCATTGCCCTGTCGGCCAGCGCCGCCGCCGCGCGCGACCAGATCCAGATCGCCGGATCGTCCACCGTGCTGCCCTATGCCACCATCGTCGCCGAGGCGTTCGGCGAGAACACCGATTTTCCCACGCCGGTGGTGGAATCGGGCGGCTCGTCCGCCGGGCTGAAACGGTTCTGCGACGGAGTGGGCGAAAACAGCATCGACATCGCCAATGCCAGCCGCCCGATCAAGGACAGCGAGAAACAGGCCTGCAAGGCGCAGGGCGTGACCCGCATCGTCGAGGTGCGCATCGGCTTTGACGGGATCGTCTTTGCCAACGCCGTCTCTGGCCCGGATTTCGCCTATACCCCGGCCGACTGGTTCAACGCGCTGGCGGCCAGGGTGGTGAAGGATGGCCGGATCGTGGAGAACACCGCCACAGACTGGGCGCAGGTGAACCCCGATCTGCCCGACCAGCCGATCCTGGCCTTCGTTCCGGGCACCAAGCACGGCACCCGCGAGGTGTTCGAGGAAAAGGTGATGCTGGCGGGCTGCGAGGACTCGGGCGCGATGCAGGTCTTCGCGGCCGATCTGGGCGACGCGGACCAGGCCCGGCAAGCCTGCATGCGCCTGCGCAGCGACGGGGTGGCGGTGGATATCGACGGCGACTACACCGAGACGCTGGCCCGGATCGACAGCGCGCCGCACGGGATCGGCGTGTTCGGCCTGTCCTTTCTGGAAAACAACCGCGACAAGCTGAAGGTGGGCACGATGTCGGGGGTCACCCCCTCGACCCAGACCATCGCCTCGGGCGAATATCCGGTGTCGCGGCCGCTGTATTTCTATCTCAAGGCGCAGCATATCGGCATGGTTCCGGGGCTGGCGGAATACGCGCAATTCTTCGTCTCGGACCAGCTTGCGGGGCCGGACGGGCCGCTGGCGGCCTATGGGCTGGTGTCGGACCCGGATCTGGCCGCGACCCAAAGCGCCGTGGCCGACGGCACCGTGATCGAGATGCCCTGA